The following coding sequences are from one Candidatus Brocadia sp. window:
- a CDS encoding sterol desaturase family protein, which produces MSMSKFAMSHEVVIRLGFFFGVLAVMYLWELVAPRRIPKVSKMLRWINNLGIVSLNSFLLRIIFPTAAVAMAVFAREHGWGLFNYVHVPYSIVVAASVVIMDFAIYLQHVMFHALPVFWRMHRMHHADLDFDVTTGVRFHPFEIILSMLIKFAVIAVLGPPVLAIVAFEVVLNATSMFNHGNVRMLRSIDRVLRCFMVTPDMHRVHHSMEDYETNSNFGFNLPWWDRLLGTYRAQPRMGHEGMTIGLRDFRDRKRCVTLPGMLAIPFIGKITGYAITSRKWEKPNEDR; this is translated from the coding sequence ATGAGCATGAGTAAGTTTGCCATGAGCCACGAGGTTGTCATTCGCCTCGGGTTCTTTTTTGGTGTCTTAGCGGTTATGTACCTGTGGGAATTGGTAGCGCCCAGGCGAATACCTAAGGTCTCGAAGATGCTTCGCTGGATTAACAATCTCGGGATTGTGTCCCTGAACAGCTTCCTGTTGCGCATCATCTTTCCCACTGCAGCAGTGGCTATGGCAGTATTTGCTCGGGAACATGGATGGGGTCTTTTCAATTACGTCCATGTACCGTATTCAATCGTTGTTGCAGCATCAGTGGTTATCATGGACTTCGCCATCTACCTGCAGCACGTGATGTTCCATGCACTCCCCGTCTTTTGGCGGATGCATCGCATGCATCATGCTGACCTGGACTTCGATGTCACCACCGGTGTGCGGTTTCATCCTTTTGAAATCATACTCTCCATGCTGATCAAGTTTGCAGTAATTGCAGTGCTGGGTCCCCCCGTGCTGGCGATTGTCGCATTTGAGGTGGTATTAAACGCAACGTCCATGTTCAACCACGGTAACGTACGCATGTTGCGCAGCATAGACCGTGTGCTTCGGTGTTTCATGGTAACACCTGACATGCACCGTGTGCACCACTCGATGGAGGACTACGAGACCAACAGTAACTTCGGTTTCAACCTGCCATGGTGGGACCGATTGTTAGGTACCTACCGGGCCCAGCCTCGCATGGGTCACGAAGGTATGACCATCGGTCTCCGGGATTTCCGGGACAGAAAACGCTGTGTAACTCTGCCTGGTATGCTGGCGATTCCCTTTATTGGTAAGATTACGGGCTATGCAATCACAAGTCGCAAATGGGAGAAACCCAACGAAGACCGTTAA